The following are encoded in a window of Thunnus albacares chromosome 9, fThuAlb1.1, whole genome shotgun sequence genomic DNA:
- the LOC122989319 gene encoding interferon-induced protein with tetratricopeptide repeats 1B-like, with translation MSAAQSQSTLEAKLKALQCHFTWNIEPNSKLFRIKDKLEDIGTDEGNTWLGHIYNLQGYIHYQLSIQYQQSSTEDAQRFFSKATEAFHRSRNTVSDESPWLLVNYGNLAWLHHHLGEQAECQTYLSKVDALLKEYPSPSQDELHPEIYAEKAWTLMKFDKDQYLLAADYFQRAIRMQPDMVEWHSSHVIALVKAYKYSNSLEDEILEKMKMATAQDPENLYLAGHYLEQRAMKGEGIEDEAHELARKVLRNPVSSYSGLKELLWIYRKYVSVDEAIDLAEEALEKHPGKRFLKWCAALCYEWRILFDRDSCVKQSKIQRAIDLHKEVIPLYPHPSSSLLKKIALANIYAKSNHGLAEAEQIYQKLLVSNLEPAEKQMLYHRYAKYLDFHQRDYNRSEEYYMKAAKIPCKSFFRENSIKVLMRIKKTNRSRRPRELEEFLANLGV, from the exons ATGAG tGCTGCTCAGAGTCAGTCAACGCTGGAGGCCAAACTGAAGGCCCTGCAGTGTCATTTCACCTGGAACATTGAGCCCAACAGCAAACTTTTCCGTATCAAGGACAAGCTGGAGGACATCGGCACTGATGAGGGAAACACCTGGCTGGGTCACATTTACAACCTGCAGGGGTACATTCACTACCAGCTGAGCATTCAGTACCAGCAGAGCTCAACTGAAGACGCCCAGCGTTTCTTCAGCAAGGCCACAGAGGCCTTCCACCGGTCAAGAAACACCGTCTCAGATGAAAGTCCCTGGTTGTTAGTTAACTACGGGAACCTGGCTTGGCTGCACCACCACCTGGGAGAACAAGCAGAGTGTCAGACTTACCTGTCAAAGGTCGACGCCCTGCTGAAAGAATACCCATCTCCATCCCAGGACGAGCTCCATCCGGAGATCTACGCTGAAAAAGCCTGGACCCTGATGAAGTTTGACAAAGACCAATACCTTCTGGCTGCAGATTACTTCCAGAGAGCCATCAGGATGCAGCCAGACATGGTGGAGTGGCACTCCAGTCATGTCATAGCGTTGGTGAAGGCTTATAAGTACAGCAACTCTTTGGAGGATGAAATtttggagaaaatgaaaatggccaCGGCACAGGATCCAGAGAACTTGTACCTTGCTGGTCACTACCTTGAGCAGCGTGCTATGAAAGGAGAAGGCATTGAAGATGAAGCACATGAGTTAGCCAGAAAGGTTTTGagaaatcctgtcagcagctaCAGTGGTCTGAAAGAGTTATTAtggatttacagaaaatatgtatCTGTTGATGAGGCTATTGATTTGGCAGAAGAGGCTCTGGAAAAACATCCAGGTAAACGTTTCCTGAAGTGGTGTGCTGCACTCTGCTACGAATGGAGGATCCTTTTCGATAGGGACAGTTGTGTAAAGCAAAGCAAGATACAAAGAGCAATCGATCTTCATAAAGAAGTGATTCCTCTTTACCCTcatccatcatcatcacttCTGAAGAAAATAGCCCTCGCAAATATATATGCAAAGTCAAATCACGGTCTGGCTGAAGCTGAGCAGATTTACCAGAAACTGCTAGTAAGCAATCTGGAACCTGCAGAGAAACAGATGCTTTACCACCGCTATGCAAAATACTTAGATTTTCATCAACGAGATTACAACAGGTCAGAAGAATATTACATGAAGGCCGCAAAGATACCATGCAAATCCTTCTTTCGAGAGAACAGCATCAAAGTTCTGAtgaggattaaaaaaacaaacaggagccgAAGGCCTAGAGAATTAGAGGAGTTCCTGGCCAACCTGGGGGTCTAG
- the LOC122989322 gene encoding interferon-induced protein with tetratricopeptide repeats 1B-like yields the protein MSAAQSQSTLEAKLKALQCHFTWDIDPSRSKLLCVKEELEDIGTEEGNSWLGHIYNLQGYIHHQLGLTEDARRFFSRATEAFRRSRNTVSDEGPWLAVNYGNLAWLHHHLGEQAESQTYLSKVDTLLKEYPSPSQDELLPEIYAEKAWTLMKFGKDKKPLVADYFQRAIRMQPDMVDWNTSRIIALANAVRLDDTPVGEDILEEMRMAKEQDPENLYLAAQYLEQRAKKGERIEDEARELARKVLENPVSSYSGIKVLLTVYKNYVSVDEAVALAEEALEKHPDERYLKRCAALCYRWRIVWAWDSRIKQSTIDRGISLHKEVISLYTDSLVNKITLANIYVKSNHSQDEAEKIYQELLEMDLEPSEKQLIYNYYAKHLSFDRRDYNRSIEYNMKAAEIPHQSYYRENSIKVLRKIKEKNRSPMCGEIEELLAKLKV from the exons ATGAG TGCTGCTCAGAGTCAGTCAACACTGGAGGCCAAACTGAAGGCCCTGCAGTGCCACTTCACCTGGGACATCGACCCCAGCAGGTCCAAACTTTTATGTGTCAAGGAAGAGCTGGAGGACATCGGCACTGAGGAGGGAAACAGCTGGCTGGGTCACATTTACAACCTGCAGGGGTACATTCACCACCAGCTGGGCCTCACTGAAGACGCCCGGCGTTTCTTCAGCAGGGCCACAGAGGCCTTCCGCCGGTCGAGAAACACCGTCTCAGATGAAGGTCCCTGGTTGGCGGTGAACTACGGGAACCTGGCTTGGCTGCACCACCACCTGGGAGAACAAGCAGAGAGTCAGACTTACCTGTCAAAGGTCGACACCCTGCTGAAAGAATACCCATCTCCATCCCAGGACGAGCTCCTTCCAGAGATCTACGCTGAAAAAGCCTGGACCCTGATGAAGTTTGGCAAAGATAAAAAGCCTCTGGTGGCAGATTACTTCCAGAGAGCCATCAGGATGCAGCCGGACATGGTGGACTGGAACACCAGCCGTATCATAGCGTTAGCGAATGCTGTTAGGTTAGACGACACACCAGTGGGGGAAGACATCCTAGAGGAAATGAGAATGGCCAAGGAACAGGATCCAGAGAACTTGTACCTTGCTGCTCAGTACCTTGAGCAGCGTGctaagaaaggagaaagaattGAAGATGAAGCACGTGAGTTAGCCAGAAAGGTTTTggaaaatcctgtcagcagctaCAGTGGTATCAAAGTATTATTAACTGTTTACAAAAACTATGTATCTGTTGATGAGGCTGTTGCTCTGGCAGAGGAGGCTCTGGAAAAGCATCCAGATGAACGTTACCTGAAGAGATGTGCTGCACTCTGCTACAGATGGAGGATTGTTTGGGCCTGGGACAGTCGCATAAAGCAAAGCACGATAGACAGAGGGATCAGTCTCCATAAAGAAGTGATTTCTCTTTACACTGATTCACTTGTGAATAAAATAACCCTCGCAAATATATACGTTAAGTCAAATCATAGCCAGGATGAAGCTGAGAAGATTTACCAGGAACTACTAGAAATGGACCTGGAACCTTCAGAGAAACAGTTGATTTACAACTACTATGCAAAACACTTAAGCTTTGATCGACGAGATTACAACAGGTCGATAGAATATAACATGAAGGCAGCAGAGATACCGCACCAATCTTACTATCGAGAGAACAGCATCAAAGTTCTGAGGAagattaaagagaaaaacaggagcCCAATGTGTGGAGAAATAGAGGAGTTACTGGCCAAACTGAAAGTCTAG
- the LOC122989323 gene encoding interferon-induced protein with tetratricopeptide repeats 1B-like, translating into MSAAQSQSTLEAKLKALQCHFTWDIDPSRFKLLCVKEELEDIGTEEGNSWLGHIYNLQGYIHYQLGFTEDARRFFSRATEAFRRSRNTVSDEGPWLAVNYGNLAWLHHHLGEQAESQTYLSKVDTLLKEYPSPSQDELLPEIYAEKAWTLMKFSKDKKPLVADYFQRAIRMQPDMVEWNTSRIIALVNAARFNDTPVGEDILEEMRMAKEQDPENLYLAAQYLEQRAKKGERIEDEARELARKVLENPVSSYSGIKVLLTVYKNYVSVDEAVALAEEALKKHPDERYLKRCAALCYRWRIVLAWDSRIKQSTIDRGISLHKEVISLYTDSLLNKITLANIYAKSNHSQDEAEKIYQELLEMDLEPSEKQLIYNYYAKHLSFIRRDYNRSIEYNMKAAEIPHQSYYRENSIKVLRKIKEKNRSPMCGEIEELLAKLKV; encoded by the exons ATGAG TGCTGCTCAGAGTCAGTCAACACTGGAGGCCAAACTGAAGGCCCTGCAGTGCCACTTCACCTGGGACATCGACCCCAGCAGGTTCAAACTTTTATGTGTcaaggaggagctggaggacatCGGCACCGAGGAGGGAAACAGCTGGCTGGGTCACATTTACAACCTGCAGGGGTACATTCACTACCAGCTGGGCTTCACTGAAGATGCCCGGCGTTTCTTCAGCAGGGCCACAGAGGCCTTCCGCCGGTCGAGAAACACCGTCTCAGATGAAGGTCCCTGGTTGGCGGTGAACTACGGGAACCTGGCTTGGCTGCACCACCACCTGGGAGAACAAGCAGAGAGTCAGACTTACCTGTCAAAGGTCGACACCCTGCTGAAAGAATACCCATCTCCATCCCAGGACGAGCTCCTTCCAGAGATCTACGCTGAAAAAGCCTGGACCCTGATGAAGTTTAGCAAAGATAAAAAGCCTCTGGTGGCAGATTACTTCCAGAGAGCCATCAGGATGCAGCCGGACATGGTGGAGTGGAACACCAGCCGTATCATAGCGTTAGTGAATGCTGCTAGGTTCAACGACACACCAGTGGGGGAAGACATCCTAGAGGAAATGAGAATGGCCAAGGAACAGGATCCAGAGAACTTGTACCTTGCTGCTCAGTACCTTGAGCAGCGTGctaagaaaggagaaagaattGAAGATGAAGCACGTGAGTTAGCCAGAAAGGTTTTggaaaatcctgtcagcagctaCAGTGGTATCAAAGTATTATTAACTGTTTACAAAAACTATGTATCTGTTGATGAGGCTGTTGCTCTGGCAGAGGAGGCTCTGAAAAAGCATCCAGATGAACGTTACCTGAAGAGATGTGCTGCACTCTGCTACAGATGGAGGATTGTTTTGGCCTGGGACAGTCGCATAAAGCAAAGCACGATAGACAGAGGGATCAGTCTCCATAAAGAAGTGATTTCTCTTTACACTGATTCACTTCTGAACAAAATAACCCTCGCAAATATATACGCAAAGTCAAATCATAGCCAGGATGAAGCTGAGAAGATTTACCAGGAACTACTAGAAATGGACCTGGAACCTTCAGAGAAACAGTTGATTTACAACTACTACGCAAAACACTTAAGCTTTATTCGACGAGATTACAACAGGTCGATAGAATATAACATGAAGGCAGCAGAGATACCGCACCAATCTTACTATCGAGAGAACAGCATCAAAGTTCTGaggaagattaaagaaaaaaacaggagcCCAATGTGTGGAGAAATAGAGGAGTTACTGGCCAAACTGAAAGTCTAG
- the LOC122989318 gene encoding interferon-induced protein with tetratricopeptide repeats 1B-like — protein MSAAQSQSTLEAKLKALQCHFTWDIDPSRFKLLCVKEELEDIGTEEGNSWLGHIYNLQGYIHYQLGFTEDARRFFSRATEAFRRSRNTVSDEGPWLAVNYGNLAWLHHRLGEQAESQTYLSKVNTLLKEYPSPSQDELHPEIYAEKAWTLMKFGTDKKPLVADYFQRAIRMQPDMVEWNTSRIIALVNAARFNDTPVGEDILEEMRMAKEQDPENLYLAAQYLEQRAKKGERIEDEARELARKVLENPVSSYSGIKVLLNVYRKYVSVDEAVALAEEALEKHPDERSLKRCAALCYRWRIVLAWDSRIKQSTIDRGISLHKELIPLYIDSLVNKITLANIYAKSNHSQDEAEKIYQELLEMDLEPSEKQLIYNYYAKHLNFVRRDYNRSIEYHTKAAEIPHQSYYRENSIKALRKIKIRNRSPTCRKIEKLLTKRARLEKSKSSRK, from the exons ATGAG TGCTGCTCAGAGTCAGTCAACACTGGAGGCCAAACTGAAGGCCCTGCAGTGCCACTTCACCTGGGACATCGACCCCAGCAGGTTCAAACTTTTATGTGTcaaggaggagctggaggacatCGGCACCGAGGAGGGAAACAGCTGGCTGGGTCACATTTACAACCTGCAGGGGTACATTCACTACCAGCTGGGCTTCACTGAAGATGCCCGGCGTTTCTTCAGCAGGGCCACAGAGGCCTTCCGCCGGTCGAGAAACACCGTCTCAGATGAAGGTCCCTGGTTGGCGGTGAACTACGGGAACCTGGCTTGGCTGCACCACCGCCTGGGAGAACAAGCAGAGAGTCAGACTTACCTGTCAAAGGTCAACACCCTGCTGAAAGAATACCCATCTCCATCCCAGGACGAGCTCCATCCAGAGATCTATGCTGAAAAAGCCTGGACCCTGATGAAGTTCGGCACAGACAAAAAGCCTCTGGTGGCAGATTACTTCCAGAGAGCCATCAGGATGCAGCCAGACATGGTGGAGTGGAACACCAGCCGTATCATAGCATTAGTGAATGCTGCTAGGTTCAACGACACACCAGTGGGGGAAGACATCCTAGAGGAAATGAGAATGGCCAAGGAACAGGATCCAGAAAACTTGTACCTTGCTGCTCAGTACCTTGAGCAGCGTGctaagaaaggagaaagaattGAAGATGAAGCACGTGAGTTAGCCAGAAAGGTTTTggaaaatcctgtcagcagctaCAGTGGTATCAAAgtattattaaatgtttacagaaaatatgtatCTGTTGATGAGGCTGTTGCTCTGGCAGAGGAGGCTCTGGAAAAGCATCCAGATGAACGTTCCCTGAAGAGATGTGCTGCACTCTGCTACAGATGGAGGATTGTTTTGGCCTGGGACAGTCGCATAAAGCAAAGCACGATAGACAGAGGGATCAGTCTCCATAAAGAATTGATTCCTCTGTACATTGATTCACTTGTGAATAAAATAACCCTCGCAAATATATACGCAAAGTCAAATCATAGCCAGGATGAAGCTGAGAAGATTTACCAGGAACTGCTAGAAATGGACCTGGAACCTTCAGAGAAACAGTTGATTTACAACTACTACGCAAAACACTTAAACTTTGTTCGACGAGATTACAACAGGTCGATAGAATATCACACGAAGGCAGCAGAGATACCGCACCAATCTTACTATCGAGAGAACAGCATCAAAGCTCTGAGGAAGATTAAAATAAGAAACAGGAGCCCGACGTGTAGAAAAATAGAGAAGTTACTGACCAAGCGGGCCAGGCTAGAAAAGTCAAAATCTAGTAGAAAGTGA